A window from Hymenobacter volaticus encodes these proteins:
- a CDS encoding NAD-dependent epimerase/dehydratase family protein, whose translation MQKTALIAGASGLIGSQLLPLLLASDRYAKVIVVGRRPLPQVHAKLEQRILDFDQLEEHSLSLIADDVYCCLGTTMRQAGSKEAFYRVDYLYVVALAALTARNFASQLLLVSAMGADAESLVYYNRVKGEMEAAVRQTPFRAIHIFRPSLLLGERSEKRAGEQIGAVLLRILNPLLLGPLRKYRAVPAATVAQAMLRAAKDDGGGIKIHLSDEIARTTSL comes from the coding sequence ATGCAGAAAACCGCTCTTATTGCCGGGGCCAGCGGCCTGATTGGCTCGCAGTTACTACCCCTATTATTAGCGTCCGACCGCTACGCCAAAGTTATAGTGGTAGGGCGCCGGCCTTTGCCGCAGGTTCACGCCAAGTTGGAGCAGCGCATCCTCGACTTCGATCAGTTGGAAGAGCACAGCCTGAGCTTGATTGCCGACGACGTGTACTGCTGCCTTGGCACTACCATGCGGCAAGCTGGTTCCAAAGAAGCCTTCTACCGCGTCGATTATCTGTACGTGGTAGCTTTGGCTGCCCTTACAGCCCGCAACTTTGCCTCGCAGTTGCTGCTAGTATCCGCTATGGGCGCCGACGCTGAATCCCTGGTTTACTATAACCGCGTGAAAGGAGAAATGGAAGCCGCCGTGCGCCAGACGCCTTTTCGAGCCATTCATATTTTCCGGCCTTCGCTGCTCCTCGGCGAACGAAGCGAAAAACGAGCAGGCGAACAAATTGGGGCCGTGTTGCTCCGGATTCTCAATCCATTGTTGCTAGGCCCGCTACGCAAGTACCGGGCCGTGCCCGCAGCCACCGTTGCGCAGGCCATGCTACGCGCCGCCAAAGACGACGGTGGTGGCATCAAAATTCACCTCTCCGACGAAATAGCTCGCACTACTTCTTTATAA
- a CDS encoding response regulator has translation MKILVVDDEVDVRTLFEQRFRREIRSGAFTFSFAYSGEEALNYLHSHLSEVVLILSDINMPGMSGLELLRRVKQEYAAPPPNPPLVMMITAYGDTESYNQAMQLGANDFLTKPVDFAALKEKLFSLEDKL, from the coding sequence ATGAAAATACTGGTTGTCGACGATGAAGTGGATGTGCGCACTTTGTTTGAGCAGCGTTTCCGGCGAGAAATTCGCAGTGGCGCATTCACTTTTTCCTTTGCGTATTCGGGCGAAGAAGCCTTGAATTACTTGCACAGCCACCTTTCGGAAGTGGTGCTGATTCTGTCCGACATCAACATGCCGGGCATGAGCGGGCTGGAACTGCTCCGGCGCGTAAAGCAAGAATATGCCGCCCCACCACCCAACCCACCCCTGGTGATGATGATAACTGCCTACGGCGACACGGAAAGCTACAACCAAGCAATGCAGCTCGGAGCCAACGACTTCCTGACCAAGCCCGTAGATTTTGCCGCTCTCAAAGAAAAACTGTTCTCGCTGGAGGATAAGCTATGA
- a CDS encoding T9SS type A sorting domain-containing protein — translation MKHILLLASLLSSTLPVLAQVSLPGPPARHATINAALAPIEAQISRAEAAARPTTVVRRVGRVSTYSWDPTGAQWGPGAIDTHTFNNQGQATSVLRVDSASQIPIHRVTYNYNAANELLGYVNQDWTNGTWQNTFRIQYVYDAQGNFNSGLFQEWRNNAWATIYGSQYSFTYDGANRITEQQSANWDTALNSFVPASRYLYTYTGTDNDYNRYDYQTWTNGAWVNNSRFLNFSYATLGRPTYYETQRWNGTTWQLYSRTTYSYPATGLSHSYVLEVQVGGTWQNRNRYTTSYDALDTNLGYTQETWRNNTWALDTGLRSFVSYNANNDLSRQLIQHANLQLFVNNSKSFYSDYQTITLGNKAKAQVAEVQLSPNPTSGSATLAIGSLHSAGEVQVMVSNTLGQTVQQFTVRPQGGTARHILNVAALPAGIYSIRMVTADGAITKQLVRE, via the coding sequence ATGAAACACATTTTACTCTTGGCTTCGCTGCTCAGCAGTACTTTACCTGTTTTAGCGCAAGTATCTCTCCCTGGGCCACCAGCGCGACATGCTACGATCAATGCGGCACTGGCTCCTATTGAAGCTCAGATCAGCCGTGCTGAGGCGGCCGCTCGCCCAACCACCGTTGTGCGCCGAGTTGGCCGTGTTTCCACTTATTCTTGGGATCCTACAGGTGCACAGTGGGGGCCTGGTGCTATTGACACGCATACGTTCAACAACCAAGGCCAAGCTACTAGCGTTCTTCGCGTGGACTCGGCGAGCCAGATTCCAATACACCGCGTTACATATAACTACAATGCGGCCAACGAACTCCTTGGGTATGTAAATCAGGATTGGACGAATGGCACCTGGCAAAATACGTTCCGCATCCAGTATGTTTACGACGCGCAGGGCAACTTTAATTCAGGTCTGTTTCAAGAGTGGCGTAATAATGCCTGGGCAACTATTTATGGAAGTCAGTATAGCTTTACATATGATGGTGCGAACCGCATTACCGAACAACAATCAGCTAACTGGGACACGGCTCTAAACAGCTTCGTACCAGCTTCTCGCTACCTCTACACCTACACTGGTACCGACAACGACTATAACCGCTACGATTATCAGACCTGGACTAACGGTGCTTGGGTGAATAATTCACGTTTTCTCAACTTTTCCTACGCAACACTAGGTCGTCCGACTTACTACGAAACCCAAAGATGGAACGGCACTACATGGCAGTTGTACAGCCGGACCACGTATAGTTATCCGGCCACTGGCCTCAGCCATTCCTATGTTTTGGAAGTGCAAGTAGGTGGCACTTGGCAAAACCGCAACCGTTACACTACCAGCTATGATGCGCTGGATACCAACCTAGGATACACTCAAGAAACTTGGAGAAATAATACCTGGGCTTTAGATACTGGCCTGCGCAGCTTTGTGAGCTATAACGCCAACAATGATCTATCTCGGCAACTAATTCAGCATGCCAATCTTCAACTATTCGTAAACAATTCAAAATCCTTCTACTCCGACTACCAAACTATCACGCTCGGCAACAAGGCCAAAGCGCAAGTAGCGGAAGTGCAACTATCGCCTAATCCGACTAGCGGCAGCGCTACGTTGGCGATAGGCAGCTTGCATAGTGCTGGTGAAGTACAAGTGATGGTTTCGAATACGCTAGGACAAACAGTGCAGCAGTTTACTGTTCGGCCACAAGGTGGTACGGCACGTCACATTCTGAATGTAGCTGCTCTGCCAGCAGGAATTTATTCGATCCGCATGGTCACTGCCGACGGCGCCATCACCAAACAATTGGTGCGCGAGTAA
- a CDS encoding (2Fe-2S)-binding protein — protein sequence MADEISDSKPENPKCGHDAARRQFLKQSSVLTALAFTPGPVVQAAAAEWDEKIAAPFEKVGLKLAVNGKSYKLSVEPRVTLLDLLREQLHLTGTKKGCDYGQCGACTVHVDGKRVNSCLALAVMQDGREITTIEGLAKGDDLHPMQEAFIKHDGFQCGYCTPGQIMSAVACIREGKADSEGEIREFMSGNICRCGAYPNIVAAIQEVKTGGQKV from the coding sequence ATGGCCGACGAAATATCTGATTCCAAGCCGGAAAACCCCAAATGCGGCCACGATGCGGCGCGCCGGCAATTCCTGAAGCAATCCTCGGTGCTCACGGCGCTGGCTTTCACACCCGGACCGGTAGTGCAAGCCGCTGCCGCCGAATGGGACGAAAAAATTGCGGCTCCTTTTGAAAAAGTAGGCCTAAAGCTGGCCGTGAACGGCAAAAGCTATAAGCTCTCCGTGGAGCCGCGCGTGACGCTGCTCGACTTACTGCGCGAGCAACTGCACCTGACCGGCACCAAGAAAGGCTGCGACTACGGCCAGTGCGGCGCCTGCACCGTGCACGTCGATGGTAAGCGCGTCAATTCGTGCCTAGCGTTGGCTGTGATGCAAGACGGCCGCGAAATCACGACCATTGAAGGCTTGGCCAAAGGCGACGACCTGCACCCCATGCAGGAAGCCTTTATCAAGCACGACGGCTTTCAGTGCGGTTACTGCACACCCGGCCAAATTATGTCGGCAGTGGCCTGCATTCGGGAAGGCAAAGCTGATTCCGAAGGCGAAATTCGGGAGTTTATGAGCGGCAATATTTGCCGTTGCGGCGCGTACCCCAACATTGTGGCCGCCATTCAGGAAGTTAAAACCGGAGGACAAAAAGTATGA
- a CDS encoding cyclic nucleotide-binding domain-containing protein, with product MRYTDASSSVMLLYFCGLFLGLEVLRRAVFDPVFLVLFQALSAEERLQAHTTAKGFYEPLGMGLAGLLLFALHHLPALSEWLPFVWMGLFAAGALLFLRRTYSHYLAELQHAVSRRFTDDTEVFSSGIAWHQPAVVATDETPEAITTEHINQLIAGLTDRTQRRHAMTRLVQLGETAVPLLAESLRAATQDVQVQRLAQVCGHIRTPGSRQALVDLVQQPRLFGREAALRALRTFDQDSTDAPAFQALVREELQLAQQLLHGLATAPNDLRRALDYELTRVQQRIFGLLLQLYSPQFIADAQRGVAHAARERQANALEILDNIIPRSLYQGLQALLDVLPVSDKIRTFNQLLGAPAVPVAVVPLVVWEGEACFSDWTVSVALPYWHPELSTVGQLAPHLASNSLLVRESAFAVLDRLANHYPNLHQQLVSEHPLVVFQRMDHHAAAGNISAQERVQVLHRTALFAETPENVLSSIVPIMKEVTFHEGQEIFAKGDLGTSLFIVYGGEVNIFNGTQQLATFRKGDFFGELALLDAEPRSATAVAHGSVVAFRLDQEDFYDVMEERGEVLRNVLRVLCQRLRRQNEKMQMPQAMKNEE from the coding sequence TTGCGCTACACAGACGCTTCCAGCTCCGTGATGCTGCTGTATTTCTGCGGCTTGTTTTTGGGACTAGAAGTACTGCGCCGAGCTGTTTTCGACCCGGTATTTCTAGTGTTGTTTCAGGCGCTTTCCGCCGAGGAACGGCTACAGGCGCACACCACAGCCAAAGGCTTTTACGAGCCCTTGGGTATGGGCTTGGCGGGCTTGCTACTGTTTGCACTGCACCATTTACCGGCGCTTAGCGAGTGGTTACCATTCGTGTGGATGGGCTTGTTTGCGGCCGGTGCGTTGCTATTTCTGCGCCGCACCTACAGCCATTACCTGGCTGAGCTGCAACACGCCGTAAGCCGCCGCTTCACCGACGATACCGAAGTTTTTTCATCCGGGATAGCCTGGCATCAGCCCGCTGTTGTCGCCACCGATGAAACGCCCGAGGCCATAACCACCGAGCACATCAACCAACTAATTGCGGGCTTGACTGACCGGACGCAGCGTCGTCACGCCATGACGCGCTTGGTTCAGCTAGGCGAAACCGCCGTTCCTTTGCTGGCCGAAAGCTTGCGCGCTGCTACGCAAGATGTACAAGTGCAGCGTCTGGCGCAGGTGTGCGGCCACATCCGTACGCCCGGCAGCCGGCAAGCGTTAGTGGACTTGGTACAGCAGCCTCGCTTGTTCGGGCGCGAAGCTGCATTACGGGCCTTGCGTACCTTCGATCAAGACTCAACTGATGCACCCGCGTTTCAGGCGTTGGTGCGCGAAGAACTACAGCTGGCTCAGCAATTGCTTCATGGCCTCGCCACCGCGCCCAACGACCTGCGCCGCGCCCTCGACTACGAGCTAACCAGAGTGCAACAACGAATATTTGGGTTGCTGCTCCAACTCTATTCGCCGCAGTTTATTGCTGATGCGCAACGCGGCGTAGCGCACGCCGCCCGCGAGCGGCAGGCCAACGCCCTCGAAATCCTCGACAACATCATTCCCCGCTCGTTGTACCAAGGCCTGCAAGCGTTGCTCGACGTACTACCAGTGTCCGACAAAATCCGCACTTTCAACCAGCTGTTAGGCGCCCCCGCAGTGCCTGTTGCAGTGGTGCCGCTGGTGGTTTGGGAAGGCGAGGCTTGCTTTTCCGACTGGACCGTGAGCGTGGCCCTACCCTATTGGCATCCCGAGTTGAGTACCGTTGGGCAGTTGGCTCCTCACCTAGCAAGTAACAGCCTGCTGGTACGCGAAAGCGCGTTTGCCGTGCTCGACCGGCTGGCAAACCACTACCCTAATTTGCATCAGCAACTTGTAAGTGAACACCCTCTTGTAGTCTTCCAACGTATGGACCATCATGCTGCCGCCGGCAATATTTCCGCGCAAGAGCGGGTGCAAGTGCTGCACCGCACTGCTTTGTTCGCTGAAACTCCCGAAAATGTTCTGAGTAGCATCGTTCCCATCATGAAGGAAGTCACCTTCCACGAGGGTCAGGAAATCTTTGCCAAAGGCGACTTGGGCACCTCCCTTTTCATTGTGTACGGGGGCGAAGTCAACATCTTCAACGGCACCCAACAGCTTGCCACATTCAGAAAAGGGGACTTCTTTGGCGAGTTGGCTCTGCTTGATGCCGAGCCCCGTTCCGCCACAGCCGTAGCGCACGGCTCCGTAGTCGCCTTCCGCCTCGACCAAGAAGATTTCTATGACGTGATGGAAGAACGCGGCGAAGTACTGCGCAATGTATTGCGGGTACTGTGCCAGCGCCTGCGCCGCCAAAACGAGAAAATGCAGATGCCGCAGGCCATGAAGAACGAAGAATGA
- a CDS encoding sensor histidine kinase, with the protein MNINTELLFTAAVSFGITRALSKFLNLPARSAPWDALLRRIWVPGVVLFVLAAIFRVKSELLNDGYWLLVFGAVATMLIRLGDYRPARTLLLAIAPFALYFAIQFLLSLLGTDIVRDYDDVFETTQGFAIFWMITFGLIARSQKKHLEAERLLREEEERNKQRIEAQNAELERLVSERTAALTQQAEELRYTLTELKTTQAQLIQAEKMASLGELTAGIAHEIQNPLNFVNNFSEVSSELLQELEEEQQKPTRDAELESELLADLKQNLQKITHHGQRASSIVRGMLEHSRASNGERHPTDLNSLCDEYLRLAYHGLRAKDKTFNATLTTHFDPNLGMVDIVTQDVGRVLLNLLTNAFYAVQQRQKLQEAGYQPTVTVSTKQGEECIELKVRDNGMGIPEEVKQKIFQPFFTTKPTGEGTGLGLSLSYDIITKGHNGTLSVESVEGQCTEFIITLPLTA; encoded by the coding sequence ATGAATATAAATACCGAGCTTCTATTCACTGCTGCGGTTTCCTTCGGGATAACGCGGGCGTTAAGCAAGTTTCTGAATTTGCCTGCTCGCTCAGCTCCTTGGGATGCTCTGCTGAGGAGGATTTGGGTGCCGGGGGTAGTGCTGTTTGTGCTGGCCGCTATTTTCAGAGTGAAAAGCGAGCTGCTCAATGATGGCTACTGGCTGCTTGTGTTTGGGGCAGTAGCCACTATGCTTATCCGACTAGGCGATTATCGACCTGCGCGCACGCTACTGTTGGCTATAGCGCCATTCGCTCTGTACTTCGCAATCCAGTTTCTACTTAGCTTGTTGGGCACCGACATAGTCAGGGACTACGACGATGTTTTTGAAACCACGCAGGGCTTCGCTATCTTCTGGATGATAACCTTCGGGCTGATTGCTCGCAGCCAGAAAAAACACTTGGAAGCCGAGCGCCTGTTGCGCGAAGAAGAAGAACGAAACAAGCAGCGAATAGAAGCTCAGAATGCCGAATTGGAGCGGCTAGTGTCGGAGCGCACGGCGGCTCTCACGCAGCAAGCCGAAGAATTGCGCTATACTCTTACCGAACTGAAAACCACGCAGGCGCAACTCATTCAGGCTGAAAAAATGGCCAGCTTGGGAGAGTTAACGGCGGGTATCGCGCACGAAATTCAGAACCCCCTGAACTTCGTCAACAACTTCTCCGAGGTGTCGAGTGAGCTGTTGCAGGAGCTGGAAGAAGAACAGCAGAAACCCACGCGGGACGCAGAGTTGGAAAGTGAGTTGCTGGCCGATTTAAAGCAAAATCTGCAGAAGATTACCCACCACGGGCAGCGGGCCAGCAGCATTGTGCGGGGCATGCTCGAACACAGCCGGGCCAGCAACGGCGAGCGGCACCCTACCGACCTCAATTCCCTCTGCGACGAATACCTGCGCCTGGCGTACCATGGCCTGCGCGCCAAAGACAAAACTTTCAACGCCACGCTCACCACCCATTTCGACCCTAATTTGGGGATGGTAGACATTGTCACGCAGGACGTGGGGCGGGTGCTGCTCAACTTGCTAACCAACGCATTTTATGCCGTGCAGCAGCGCCAGAAACTGCAAGAAGCTGGCTACCAGCCAACCGTTACGGTCAGCACCAAGCAAGGGGAAGAGTGCATAGAACTCAAGGTGCGCGACAACGGCATGGGTATTCCTGAGGAAGTGAAGCAGAAAATTTTTCAACCGTTCTTCACGACCAAGCCCACGGGTGAGGGCACCGGCCTTGGCCTTTCGCTTTCCTACGACATCATCACCAAGGGGCACAACGGCACCCTTAGCGTGGAAAGCGTGGAAGGGCAGTGTACCGAGTTCATTATTACGCTACCCCTCACTGCCTGA
- a CDS encoding HD domain-containing protein yields the protein MNVELAEEYILSQLRTQLPPILYYHGVHHTLDVTQAAMALATAEGITNKTELQLLRTAALYHDTGFLRTYNGHEAEGCALVHEVLPAFDYTPNQIGAICEMIMATRLPQDPHSHLAEILCDADLDYLGRSDFESIAETLFREFQARQLVTADEDAWNRSQEQFLSQHHYWTTTAVAWREAPKQARLAEIRTKISENQ from the coding sequence ATGAACGTTGAGCTTGCCGAAGAATATATCCTCTCGCAGCTGCGCACGCAACTGCCGCCTATCCTCTATTACCACGGCGTGCACCATACGCTCGACGTAACGCAGGCCGCCATGGCGCTGGCTACAGCCGAAGGCATCACCAACAAAACCGAGCTGCAACTGCTGCGCACCGCTGCTCTCTACCACGATACTGGCTTTTTGCGCACCTACAATGGGCATGAGGCCGAGGGCTGCGCCTTGGTACACGAAGTGCTTCCGGCCTTCGATTACACTCCAAATCAAATTGGGGCCATCTGCGAGATGATTATGGCCACCCGGCTCCCCCAGGATCCGCATTCGCATTTAGCCGAAATCCTCTGTGATGCCGACCTCGACTATCTGGGCCGCTCGGATTTCGAGTCGATAGCTGAAACGTTGTTTCGTGAGTTTCAGGCACGCCAACTCGTCACGGCTGACGAAGACGCTTGGAACCGCTCGCAAGAGCAGTTTTTATCTCAACATCACTACTGGACGACTACGGCCGTTGCCTGGCGCGAAGCCCCTAAACAGGCCCGACTAGCGGAAATCAGAACAAAGATTTCTGAAAACCAGTAG
- a CDS encoding adenylate/guanylate cyclase domain-containing protein → MKTRILVVDDEPDLELLIKQKFRRQIREGVYEFKFAANGQEALDCIRDNPDLDIILSDINMPVMDGLTLLTKLHELNSVLKTVMVSAYGDMENIRTAMNRGAFDFVCKPVDFTDLEVTMQKTASHVQQLRETLRAIQENNILKMYVDETVINFMARPGFEDRLMASETVEATVAFIDICGFTALSEVLPAPTVVTLLNNYFDQMVKEIIAQGGYIDKFMGDAVMAVFRGEFHLDKAIDAALSVRTLIQNQQDTLPDGTSYQPQVSIGINTGEMVCGNIGSASLRRLDYTVIGDTVNVSQRLQGAAQPNQIIITEAIYQKVKESFQCQAVGELKLKNKAKPVMTYEVVA, encoded by the coding sequence ATGAAAACAAGAATTCTGGTAGTAGACGATGAACCCGATTTGGAACTGCTAATCAAGCAGAAGTTCAGGCGGCAGATTCGGGAAGGGGTATACGAGTTCAAGTTTGCTGCCAATGGGCAGGAGGCACTAGACTGCATCCGCGATAACCCGGATTTGGATATCATTCTCAGCGACATCAACATGCCCGTGATGGACGGGCTCACGTTGCTCACCAAGCTCCACGAGTTGAACTCGGTGCTCAAAACGGTGATGGTATCGGCCTACGGCGACATGGAAAACATTCGGACCGCCATGAACCGGGGCGCCTTCGACTTCGTGTGCAAGCCCGTGGACTTCACTGACCTGGAAGTGACCATGCAGAAAACGGCCAGCCACGTGCAGCAATTGCGCGAAACGCTGCGCGCCATTCAGGAAAACAACATTCTGAAGATGTACGTCGACGAGACGGTTATCAACTTCATGGCGCGCCCTGGCTTCGAGGATAGGCTAATGGCCAGCGAAACCGTGGAAGCCACCGTGGCTTTTATTGATATCTGCGGCTTCACGGCCCTGTCGGAGGTGCTGCCAGCGCCCACGGTAGTTACGCTGCTCAACAATTACTTCGACCAAATGGTAAAGGAGATAATTGCGCAGGGCGGCTACATCGACAAGTTTATGGGCGACGCCGTAATGGCCGTGTTCCGGGGCGAATTTCACCTCGACAAAGCCATCGATGCGGCCCTGTCGGTGCGTACGCTCATCCAAAACCAGCAAGACACTCTGCCCGACGGTACCAGCTACCAGCCTCAAGTGTCTATCGGCATCAACACCGGCGAAATGGTGTGCGGCAACATCGGCTCGGCCTCTCTGCGCCGCCTCGACTACACCGTAATCGGCGACACCGTGAACGTGAGCCAGCGGCTGCAAGGTGCCGCCCAGCCCAACCAAATCATTATCACGGAGGCTATTTACCAGAAAGTGAAAGAGTCGTTTCAGTGCCAGGCCGTGGGCGAGCTGAAACTAAAGAACAAGGCCAAACCCGTAATGACCTATGAGGTAGTAGCGTAA